The proteins below come from a single Notamacropus eugenii isolate mMacEug1 chromosome 7, mMacEug1.pri_v2, whole genome shotgun sequence genomic window:
- the HOMEZ gene encoding homeobox and leucine zipper protein Homez isoform X1 — protein sequence MLKDKPTMRSRASERAISEGHKSDLTMPPNKEANSFAGPPAGLICLPPISEELQLVWTQAAQTSELDDNEHLLRTFSYFPYPSLADIALLCLRYGLQMEKVKTWFMAQRLRCGISWSSEEIEETRARVVYNRDQLHFKSLLSLTHHAGRPPEDVPPTPVLPPDSAGTLALSEPPLLKRLKMEPEESSSLPLSHHKAKESLVAPGSGAFLHQPGLWQEQQSGLNKELLSRGPDHQPHGPGTTAWDHSTAFHLSHTRDRPSPIALLANSCKQEPASILPPSSFRVMANGAPTSSKPLQSLGCVPQPPSPKEQALPPHLEPAWPQGLRHSPGPGRVAPAEYYFPDVQRQRKTKRKTKEQLAILKSFFLQCQWARREDYCKLEQITGLPRPEIIQWFGDTRYALKHGQLKWFRDNAVPVPPSYQEPATPTPRPLAQPLQEWAEMPPPPALPPPPPDTSPLERYWAVHQQLREDDLPRLSLESGLSTQQVLDWFYSRSPEPAEVVVCLDEEDEEEEEDLPEEDGGEEEEEEEEEEEEVIIQD from the coding sequence CCATCTCAGAAGGGCACAAGTCCGATCTCACCATGCCCCCCAACAAAGAGGCTAACAGTTTTGCTGGCCCCCCTGCAGGGCTCATCTGCCTCCCTCCTATCTCAGAGGAGCTGCAGCTCGTGTGGACCCAGGCTGCCCAGACCAGTGAGCTCGATGACAATGAGCACTTGTTAAGGACTTTCAGTTACTTTCCCTACCCCAGCCTAGCAGACATTGCTCTGCTCTGTCTTCGCTACGGACTGCAGATGGAGAAAGTTAAGACCTGGTTTATGGCACAGCGCCTCCGCTGTGGCATCAGCTGGTCATCAGAAGAGATTGAGGAGACTCGGGCTCGGGTTGTCTACAACCGGGACCAACTCCACTTcaaatcccttctttctcttactCATCATGCAGGGCGACCCCCTGAGGATGTTCCGCCCACCCCAGTGCTGCCCCCAGACTCAGCTGGCACTCTGGCACTTAGTGAGCCTCCTCTGTTGAAACGATTAAAGATGGAGCCTGAAGAGTCCTCCTCACTACCGTTGAGCCACCACAAGGCCAAGGAATCCCTGGTTGCACCTGGCAGTGGAGCCTTCCTCCATCAACCTGGTCTCTGGCAGGAGCAGCAAAGTGGTCTCAACAAGGAGCTGTTAAGCAGAGGTCCTGACCACCAACCACATGGCCCGGGAACTACAGCCTGGGATCACTCTACTGCCTTCCATCTGTCACACACGAGGGACAGACCTTCACCTATTGCATTACTTGCCAATAGCTGCAAGCAGGAGCCAGCATCCATCttgcctccttcctctttccgAGTAATGGCTAATGGAGCCCCCACCTCCTCTAAACCCCTTCAATCCCTCGGATGTGTTCCTCAGCCACCCTCTCCCAAAGAACAGGCACTACCTCCACATTTGGAGCCAGCTTGGCCCCAGGGTCTAAGACATAGCCCAGGGCCAGGCAGAGTTGCTCCAGCAGAGTACTACTTCCCAGATGTGCAGCGCCAACGTAAGACCAAGCGCAAAACCAAAGAGCAGCTGGCCATTCTCAAGTCTTTCTTTTTACAATGTCAATGGGCTCGGCGTGAGGATTACTGTAAACTGGAACAAATCACTGGCCTGCCTAGGCCTGAGATCATCCAGTGGTTTGGTGACACCCGCTATGCTCTCAAGCATGGACAGTTGAAGTGGTTTCGTGATAATGCAGTGCCTGTTCCCCCAAGTTACCAGGAACCAGCTACCCCTACTCCACGACCCCTAGCCCAGCCCTTGCAAGAATGGGCTGAGATGCCTCCACCAccagccctccctccccctcccccagacaCAAGTCCCCTGGAACGGTACTGGGCAGTTCACCAGCAGTTACGGGAAGATGACCTCCCTCgactgagtctagagtcagggTTGAGCACCCAGCAAGTGTTAGACTGGTTCTACTCTCGCTCACCTGAGCCAGCAGAGGTGGTAGTTTGTCTGGatgaagaggatgaagaagaggaagaggacctTCCAGaagaggatgggggggaggaagaagaggaggaagaagaggaagaggaggaagtgaTCATACAGGATTGA
- the HOMEZ gene encoding homeobox and leucine zipper protein Homez isoform X2 has translation MPPNKEANSFAGPPAGLICLPPISEELQLVWTQAAQTSELDDNEHLLRTFSYFPYPSLADIALLCLRYGLQMEKVKTWFMAQRLRCGISWSSEEIEETRARVVYNRDQLHFKSLLSLTHHAGRPPEDVPPTPVLPPDSAGTLALSEPPLLKRLKMEPEESSSLPLSHHKAKESLVAPGSGAFLHQPGLWQEQQSGLNKELLSRGPDHQPHGPGTTAWDHSTAFHLSHTRDRPSPIALLANSCKQEPASILPPSSFRVMANGAPTSSKPLQSLGCVPQPPSPKEQALPPHLEPAWPQGLRHSPGPGRVAPAEYYFPDVQRQRKTKRKTKEQLAILKSFFLQCQWARREDYCKLEQITGLPRPEIIQWFGDTRYALKHGQLKWFRDNAVPVPPSYQEPATPTPRPLAQPLQEWAEMPPPPALPPPPPDTSPLERYWAVHQQLREDDLPRLSLESGLSTQQVLDWFYSRSPEPAEVVVCLDEEDEEEEEDLPEEDGGEEEEEEEEEEEEVIIQD, from the coding sequence ATGCCCCCCAACAAAGAGGCTAACAGTTTTGCTGGCCCCCCTGCAGGGCTCATCTGCCTCCCTCCTATCTCAGAGGAGCTGCAGCTCGTGTGGACCCAGGCTGCCCAGACCAGTGAGCTCGATGACAATGAGCACTTGTTAAGGACTTTCAGTTACTTTCCCTACCCCAGCCTAGCAGACATTGCTCTGCTCTGTCTTCGCTACGGACTGCAGATGGAGAAAGTTAAGACCTGGTTTATGGCACAGCGCCTCCGCTGTGGCATCAGCTGGTCATCAGAAGAGATTGAGGAGACTCGGGCTCGGGTTGTCTACAACCGGGACCAACTCCACTTcaaatcccttctttctcttactCATCATGCAGGGCGACCCCCTGAGGATGTTCCGCCCACCCCAGTGCTGCCCCCAGACTCAGCTGGCACTCTGGCACTTAGTGAGCCTCCTCTGTTGAAACGATTAAAGATGGAGCCTGAAGAGTCCTCCTCACTACCGTTGAGCCACCACAAGGCCAAGGAATCCCTGGTTGCACCTGGCAGTGGAGCCTTCCTCCATCAACCTGGTCTCTGGCAGGAGCAGCAAAGTGGTCTCAACAAGGAGCTGTTAAGCAGAGGTCCTGACCACCAACCACATGGCCCGGGAACTACAGCCTGGGATCACTCTACTGCCTTCCATCTGTCACACACGAGGGACAGACCTTCACCTATTGCATTACTTGCCAATAGCTGCAAGCAGGAGCCAGCATCCATCttgcctccttcctctttccgAGTAATGGCTAATGGAGCCCCCACCTCCTCTAAACCCCTTCAATCCCTCGGATGTGTTCCTCAGCCACCCTCTCCCAAAGAACAGGCACTACCTCCACATTTGGAGCCAGCTTGGCCCCAGGGTCTAAGACATAGCCCAGGGCCAGGCAGAGTTGCTCCAGCAGAGTACTACTTCCCAGATGTGCAGCGCCAACGTAAGACCAAGCGCAAAACCAAAGAGCAGCTGGCCATTCTCAAGTCTTTCTTTTTACAATGTCAATGGGCTCGGCGTGAGGATTACTGTAAACTGGAACAAATCACTGGCCTGCCTAGGCCTGAGATCATCCAGTGGTTTGGTGACACCCGCTATGCTCTCAAGCATGGACAGTTGAAGTGGTTTCGTGATAATGCAGTGCCTGTTCCCCCAAGTTACCAGGAACCAGCTACCCCTACTCCACGACCCCTAGCCCAGCCCTTGCAAGAATGGGCTGAGATGCCTCCACCAccagccctccctccccctcccccagacaCAAGTCCCCTGGAACGGTACTGGGCAGTTCACCAGCAGTTACGGGAAGATGACCTCCCTCgactgagtctagagtcagggTTGAGCACCCAGCAAGTGTTAGACTGGTTCTACTCTCGCTCACCTGAGCCAGCAGAGGTGGTAGTTTGTCTGGatgaagaggatgaagaagaggaagaggacctTCCAGaagaggatgggggggaggaagaagaggaggaagaagaggaagaggaggaagtgaTCATACAGGATTGA